The Deltaproteobacteria bacterium genome window below encodes:
- a CDS encoding response regulator, whose amino-acid sequence MPERSKILIVDDEPFNVDYLQQELGDLGYETISATNGQEALEKVATEAPDLILLDVMMPLMDGFTVCRTLKESDETRLIPIVIMTALDGIEDRIKGIEAGADDFLTKPVNERELIARLQTTLKLKHTVDQKMHELRRIKDHFAKFIPEAVKRLATVDPEAPELARKHEQDMTVLFLDISGYTRLSEQLPPATLNTLVERYFPPFSSVSIRPTVISMKLPGTDSWPFFKILIATHTRSKPLTPRSLY is encoded by the coding sequence ATGCCCGAACGTTCAAAAATTCTGATCGTCGATGATGAACCCTTTAACGTGGACTATCTCCAACAAGAATTAGGGGACCTGGGCTACGAAACGATCAGCGCAACCAACGGACAAGAAGCCTTGGAGAAGGTAGCGACCGAAGCTCCGGATCTGATCCTTTTAGATGTGATGATGCCGCTTATGGACGGATTCACGGTCTGCCGTACGCTGAAGGAGAGCGATGAGACGCGGCTTATTCCTATCGTCATCATGACTGCCCTGGATGGGATTGAGGATCGGATCAAAGGCATCGAAGCTGGGGCCGACGATTTCCTCACTAAGCCGGTGAATGAGCGAGAGCTGATCGCTCGCCTGCAAACCACATTGAAACTGAAACACACAGTCGACCAGAAGATGCACGAACTCCGTCGGATCAAAGATCACTTCGCAAAGTTCATACCCGAGGCCGTCAAGCGTCTGGCCACTGTTGATCCTGAAGCGCCGGAGCTGGCCAGGAAGCATGAGCAAGATATGACGGTGCTCTTCCTGGATATCAGTGGGTACACCCGCTTGAGCGAGCAGCTGCCTCCAGCAACACTCAACACACTGGTCGAGCGCTATTTTCCGCCTTTCTCGAGCGTATCCATCAGGCCGACGGTGATATCAATGAAACTGCCGGGGACGGATTCATGGCCATTTTTCAAGATACTGATCGCCACGCACACGCGGTCAAAGCCGTTGACACCGCGCTCGCTTTACTAG
- a CDS encoding adenylate/guanylate cyclase domain-containing protein, which translates to MPNRFEADINRLIEPLVAAHHGAVIKLMGDAFLVDFPSVVHAVHCAQQIQAQFRAHNAAEEKAEQIHVRIGIHLGDIVQKDGDVFGDGVNIASRLVNVAEPDTMCISDVVYRDVAAKVELGTVISLGRPKLKNIAERFPAYLFLLAPPQGLRQQLPPLLGR; encoded by the coding sequence CTGCCCAATAGATTTGAGGCTGACATTAATCGGCTCATCGAGCCCCTCGTCGCCGCGCATCACGGCGCGGTCATCAAGCTCATGGGCGATGCCTTCCTGGTGGATTTTCCGTCCGTCGTCCATGCCGTGCACTGCGCCCAGCAGATTCAAGCCCAATTCCGTGCGCATAACGCCGCCGAGGAGAAAGCCGAGCAAATCCATGTCCGCATCGGCATTCATCTGGGCGATATCGTGCAGAAGGACGGGGATGTGTTCGGCGATGGCGTCAATATCGCCTCCCGGCTGGTCAACGTGGCCGAGCCTGACACCATGTGCATCTCGGACGTGGTGTATCGCGATGTCGCTGCGAAAGTCGAGTTAGGGACGGTCATCTCGTTGGGGCGACCGAAGCTGAAGAACATTGCCGAGCGTTTTCCGGCGTACCTCTTCCTGCTCGCACCGCCCCAGGGACTGCGCCAGCAGCTCCCCCCTCTACTGGGAAGATAG
- a CDS encoding methane monooxygenase has protein sequence MAQAHARRQAPREHGHGSTAGQTARPTDWMIGWKPLFWSCALIMAANIFLWFWNYKFALTAGLNSASAEFTRYYRSLFWGEVITLGIFTGIWFGWLIRTGRAMVGQPCERAEEVRRIAILWSLVGATSLTVYLMASFWPNWDGSWHQTMVRDTALTPTHIPMFYFFFPLSVTLAVGTYIYGRFRIPALYARDKGFPWSFFLLISAAVLECMTVAANEWGHSLWISEEIFSVPFHWPFVVYGWLASGMFAVWGETIIRLFEIEKAEEAATSDTSSFNRQAVTD, from the coding sequence ATGGCACAGGCACACGCAAGGCGACAGGCGCCACGAGAGCATGGCCACGGTTCGACCGCTGGGCAGACCGCGAGACCGACCGACTGGATGATTGGATGGAAGCCGCTGTTCTGGAGCTGCGCGCTGATCATGGCCGCCAACATCTTTCTCTGGTTCTGGAATTATAAATTTGCGCTCACGGCCGGACTGAACTCGGCCAGCGCGGAATTCACCCGGTATTACCGGTCGCTCTTCTGGGGCGAGGTGATCACCTTAGGCATATTTACCGGTATCTGGTTCGGCTGGTTGATCCGGACAGGGCGAGCCATGGTTGGACAACCGTGCGAGCGCGCCGAGGAAGTACGGCGCATCGCAATTCTGTGGAGCCTTGTCGGCGCCACCAGTCTGACGGTTTACCTGATGGCGAGCTTCTGGCCCAACTGGGATGGCTCGTGGCATCAGACCATGGTGCGCGACACCGCCCTCACGCCGACGCACATCCCCATGTTCTACTTCTTCTTTCCTCTTTCCGTGACCTTAGCCGTGGGCACGTATATCTACGGCAGGTTCCGCATCCCCGCACTCTATGCTCGCGACAAAGGTTTCCCATGGTCCTTCTTTTTGTTGATCAGTGCCGCAGTGTTGGAGTGCATGACAGTGGCGGCCAACGAATGGGGCCACAGCCTGTGGATTTCCGAGGAGATCTTCTCGGTGCCGTTCCACTGGCCATTCGTGGTGTACGGCTGGCTCGCCAGTGGCATGTTTGCCGTGTGGGGTGAGACGATCATCCGTTTGTTCGAGATCGAGAAGGCGGAAGAAGCGGCGACCTCAGACACCTCTTCCTTTAACCGTCAGGCTGTGACGGACTGA
- a CDS encoding multicopper oxidase domain-containing protein, whose translation MFSFFIVLLGVVILFLPPSWLPSLLQPYYYAWFGESSYDEPPARLKANLGQVEPACLNAHPDWRKRQEIEGVTVEESLLCDPDNPWAVAAFVKGTNNVSMDTLMKSGLAPDTVVMGEDKDGDGDPDVVTIRLEVAELNGRSPDMPELIPAYFIAPGIQPGLWVFAPKVHGMATKNADSLEANDLLRAPSPVIRVEQGDTVQIVLENTHYFPHTIHFHGVDHPYSHHEHQGNDGVPETSELPVMPGESRTYTFTQDPAFHTGHGEVMPGTSRTFDLAPRQPGTMFYHCHVQPQHHIHMGLQGMFVVEENRPNNWVQTLNIGAGQVRHPSVAVREQYAQEYDLHFQDIDPALNNTIQTSNDPRLIEKAMNRQYNITERRARYFLLNGRSFPYTFRESLVVVEPDQHIKLRVLSGGEEGVSLHSHGHKMTITHYDGVEHNPAARITRDVFWLSTAQRLDLDLNTTNDGLHSYGSGVWMLHDHKEKAFTTDGMHPGGSVGAIVDRPYLDEHGWPKMQGVDWAPFFSPKYYQRKIPVWTTYDPTGMLGEVGVRPLRWSRAILLGLVIGALIGCGFVLGRSFRKRA comes from the coding sequence ATGTTCTCCTTTTTTATTGTTCTGCTTGGGGTCGTGATTTTGTTCCTCCCGCCCTCATGGCTTCCTTCGCTGCTTCAGCCTTATTACTATGCCTGGTTCGGCGAATCCTCCTACGACGAACCGCCGGCAAGGCTCAAGGCGAATCTTGGCCAAGTCGAACCGGCGTGCTTGAACGCGCATCCGGACTGGCGGAAACGCCAGGAGATCGAAGGCGTCACCGTAGAGGAATCCCTTCTTTGCGATCCCGATAATCCCTGGGCCGTGGCGGCCTTTGTCAAAGGGACCAACAACGTCTCCATGGATACGCTCATGAAGTCCGGATTAGCGCCGGATACCGTGGTGATGGGAGAAGATAAAGATGGCGATGGCGATCCTGACGTCGTTACCATCAGATTAGAAGTCGCCGAGCTGAATGGGCGCTCGCCTGATATGCCTGAGCTAATTCCTGCGTACTTCATCGCGCCTGGCATCCAACCTGGACTGTGGGTCTTTGCTCCGAAAGTTCATGGGATGGCGACGAAGAATGCTGACAGCCTTGAGGCGAACGATCTCCTGCGTGCGCCCTCGCCGGTGATTCGTGTCGAGCAGGGCGACACCGTGCAAATCGTTTTGGAAAATACGCATTACTTTCCCCATACCATTCATTTTCATGGCGTCGATCATCCCTATTCTCATCATGAGCACCAAGGCAACGATGGCGTGCCAGAAACAAGCGAGCTGCCGGTCATGCCCGGTGAAAGCCGCACTTATACCTTTACCCAGGACCCGGCCTTTCATACCGGCCACGGCGAAGTGATGCCAGGGACGAGCCGGACGTTCGATCTCGCACCACGCCAACCGGGCACCATGTTCTACCACTGTCACGTGCAACCGCAGCACCATATTCACATGGGTCTGCAAGGGATGTTCGTAGTCGAAGAGAACCGCCCCAACAACTGGGTGCAAACATTGAACATCGGAGCTGGACAGGTTCGCCATCCTTCAGTGGCTGTACGTGAGCAGTACGCGCAAGAGTACGATCTGCATTTTCAGGATATCGATCCTGCGCTGAACAATACCATCCAAACATCGAACGATCCCCGCTTGATCGAGAAGGCCATGAATCGGCAGTACAACATCACCGAGCGCAGAGCCCGCTATTTCCTGCTCAATGGGCGCTCGTTTCCTTACACGTTTCGCGAGTCGCTGGTGGTGGTGGAGCCCGACCAGCACATCAAGCTGCGCGTGTTATCCGGGGGAGAAGAAGGAGTGTCTCTCCACAGTCACGGCCACAAGATGACGATCACCCACTATGATGGAGTGGAGCATAATCCCGCCGCGCGAATTACCCGTGATGTCTTCTGGCTCAGCACCGCGCAACGGTTAGACTTGGACCTGAACACCACCAATGACGGGCTCCATAGTTACGGATCGGGAGTGTGGATGCTGCACGATCATAAAGAGAAGGCATTTACGACAGACGGCATGCATCCCGGTGGCAGCGTCGGCGCCATCGTGGATCGCCCCTACTTGGACGAGCACGGGTGGCCGAAGATGCAGGGCGTGGATTGGGCACCGTTTTTCTCTCCCAAGTATTACCAGCGAAAAATTCCCGTGTGGACGACCTATGATCCAACTGGAATGCTTGGTGAAGTTGGCGTGCGTCCTCTGCGCTGGTCGCGTGCGATATTGCTTGGCTTGGTGATTGGAGCGCTCATCGGGTGTGGCTTTGTGCTAGGACGTTCGTTCCGCAAGCGCGCCTGA
- a CDS encoding clan AA aspartic protease, with amino-acid sequence MGMTQVTVTIRNPADLEQAWEGLFLVDTGATDSLVPRQHLEAIGLKPRGQRVCELADGSELRMDVTVGQIEFMGEFVGGTIIFGDENAEPLLGVTALESVGIEVDPVNQRLKQLPAVRLKSMKRTA; translated from the coding sequence ATGGGAATGACCCAAGTTACCGTCACTATCCGCAACCCCGCTGATCTAGAACAAGCCTGGGAAGGACTCTTCTTGGTCGATACCGGGGCGACCGATTCGCTGGTCCCACGACAGCATCTCGAAGCCATTGGCCTCAAGCCCAGGGGCCAACGAGTCTGTGAACTGGCCGATGGCAGTGAATTACGAATGGATGTTACGGTCGGCCAGATTGAATTCATGGGAGAGTTTGTTGGCGGGACGATCATCTTCGGCGATGAGAACGCCGAGCCTCTCCTTGGCGTCACGGCGTTAGAGTCCGTTGGCATCGAAGTCGACCCAGTCAATCAGCGACTGAAGCAGCTTCCAGCAGTGCGGCTCAAGAGCATGAAAAGAACTGCCTAG
- a CDS encoding adenylate/guanylate cyclase domain-containing protein: protein MAIFQDTDRHAHAVKAVDTALALLATTSTLNQENREHPLSIHMGLNSGVALVGATRFEGLHGARWTFTASGPVTNLAARLAGIAKAGQILVGPGTVRRLGDRYRLERLGRERLKNVTETVEIHRVLGRLALNQSA, encoded by the coding sequence ATGGCCATTTTTCAAGATACTGATCGCCACGCACACGCGGTCAAAGCCGTTGACACCGCGCTCGCTTTACTAGCGACTACATCTACGCTCAACCAGGAGAACCGCGAACATCCACTCTCCATTCATATGGGTCTCAACTCTGGAGTCGCCTTGGTTGGCGCGACTCGCTTCGAGGGATTGCACGGCGCTCGCTGGACCTTCACGGCCAGTGGCCCCGTGACGAATCTTGCTGCCCGGCTAGCAGGTATTGCCAAAGCCGGGCAGATCCTCGTTGGTCCTGGGACGGTTCGACGCCTCGGTGACCGGTATCGTTTGGAGAGACTTGGCCGTGAACGGTTGAAAAACGTCACTGAGACTGTCGAAATTCACCGGGTCCTGGGCCGCTTGGCGCTAAACCAGAGTGCATGA
- a CDS encoding response regulator yields the protein MKKILIVEDVEFNRDLLVQLLEDDYEVITAADGAAGIELTEREHPDLILMDLSLPVVDGWEATRRIKANESLRSIPIIALTAHAMNGDVEKARACGCDDYLGKPLDEDVLFEKLRQFLGRRKSLE from the coding sequence ATGAAGAAAATTCTGATCGTGGAAGATGTAGAATTCAATCGCGACCTCCTTGTCCAGCTCTTAGAGGATGACTACGAAGTCATCACCGCAGCTGACGGCGCGGCAGGGATCGAGCTCACTGAGCGTGAACATCCGGATCTGATTTTGATGGATCTCTCACTGCCGGTGGTCGATGGATGGGAAGCGACGCGCCGGATCAAAGCTAACGAGTCATTGCGCAGTATTCCGATCATCGCCCTCACGGCTCATGCAATGAACGGAGATGTGGAAAAAGCCCGAGCGTGCGGGTGCGATGACTATCTGGGCAAACCGCTTGATGAAGATGTGTTGTTTGAAAAATTGAGGCAGTTTTTGGGAAGAAGGAAAAGCTTGGAGTGA
- a CDS encoding alpha/beta hydrolase has protein sequence MAGPEIVKLKRIIREKAAPPGVEVPLEVMRKGMEKVAFKAADDIQVESVTVAGRAAEWVRAPGVQAGRAILYLHGGGYVMGSINTHRSMVGEISRAAQAAALLVDYRLAPEDPFPAAVEDGVAAYRWLLEQGFTPQNLSIAGDSAGGGLALATLVSARDQGLSMPASAVPISPWSDLTCTNESYQTRAEADPMIAPGGINKMAGRYLNGADAKHPYASPNLASLKGFPPLLIHVGRDEVLLDDSIKLDRKAKADGVNSTLEIWDDMIHVWHAFHPMLPEGKQAIARVGEFMRTQWQWARS, from the coding sequence ATGGCAGGACCAGAGATCGTCAAACTGAAGAGGATTATACGCGAGAAGGCGGCGCCGCCGGGGGTCGAGGTGCCGCTCGAAGTCATGCGCAAAGGCATGGAGAAAGTAGCCTTTAAGGCGGCGGACGATATCCAAGTCGAAAGCGTGACCGTTGCAGGCCGCGCCGCCGAATGGGTGCGCGCGCCGGGAGTCCAAGCGGGAAGGGCGATTCTCTATCTCCATGGCGGCGGTTATGTGATGGGGTCGATCAACACCCACCGCTCCATGGTTGGAGAGATCTCTCGTGCGGCGCAAGCGGCAGCGTTGCTCGTCGATTATCGGTTGGCACCAGAGGACCCGTTCCCGGCTGCGGTTGAGGATGGCGTCGCAGCGTACCGCTGGCTCTTGGAGCAAGGTTTCACGCCGCAAAATCTGTCCATCGCTGGCGACTCTGCCGGTGGCGGGTTGGCCTTAGCCACACTGGTGTCAGCACGGGATCAAGGACTGTCCATGCCTGCTTCTGCCGTGCCGATTAGCCCGTGGTCGGACTTGACCTGCACGAACGAATCGTACCAAACTCGCGCCGAGGCCGACCCCATGATCGCTCCCGGCGGGATCAACAAGATGGCCGGTCGCTACCTGAATGGTGCCGATGCCAAGCATCCCTACGCTTCGCCAAACCTCGCTAGTCTCAAAGGATTCCCGCCGCTGCTGATTCATGTCGGTCGTGACGAAGTGTTGCTTGATGACTCTATTAAGTTGGATCGAAAGGCGAAGGCTGACGGAGTGAATAGTACGCTGGAAATTTGGGACGACATGATCCATGTGTGGCATGCGTTCCATCCCATGCTGCCGGAAGGCAAGCAGGCGATTGCGCGGGTTGGGGAGTTCATGCGAACGCAATGGCAATGGGCACGGTCATAG
- a CDS encoding copper oxidase — translation MVFLSSLFALALLFPCLVLAQTPAEDLHAHHMHHDGHDMDADGMVMNENTDKLPQDCPSLSGEQTITVHAGRKYATAFNGTMFSFDRQEWNVPPCSKVVVTLINDDQVRHQWMVHGLPRYLYVEGMFHLEANGGRQKTGIFIVPSAKKTYLVHCDIAQHMEKGMKAQLKVGGGNGDLPSIPGVTGPRQADLYPAPWSLTELGGFVLAGVVGAVLIRKGFRRA, via the coding sequence ATGGTATTCTTGTCCTCTCTGTTTGCTCTCGCCCTTCTGTTTCCCTGCCTTGTTTTAGCGCAAACCCCTGCCGAAGACCTGCACGCTCATCACATGCATCACGACGGGCACGACATGGATGCCGATGGTATGGTCATGAACGAGAACACTGACAAGCTGCCGCAGGATTGTCCGAGCCTCTCCGGGGAACAGACCATCACCGTTCACGCCGGGAGAAAATACGCGACTGCCTTCAACGGGACCATGTTCTCTTTCGATCGGCAAGAATGGAATGTGCCGCCATGCTCGAAAGTTGTGGTGACACTCATCAATGACGATCAGGTACGTCATCAGTGGATGGTGCATGGGTTGCCACGATATCTCTACGTGGAAGGCATGTTTCATCTCGAAGCGAACGGCGGTCGGCAGAAGACTGGGATCTTCATCGTCCCCAGCGCCAAGAAGACTTATCTCGTGCACTGCGATATCGCCCAACACATGGAGAAGGGCATGAAAGCCCAGCTCAAAGTGGGGGGAGGGAACGGTGACTTGCCGAGTATCCCGGGTGTCACAGGCCCGCGTCAAGCAGACCTGTATCCCGCCCCCTGGAGCCTTACAGAGCTAGGAGGTTTTGTGCTGGCAGGCGTTGTTGGTGCAGTTTTGATCAGGAAAGGCTTCCGTCGAGCGTGA
- a CDS encoding GMC family oxidoreductase codes for MAKYGLKDDNVVVIIGSGAGGGTLANELCQKGVNVVLLEAGKRVEINDFVNDEWEMFNRIAWLDKRTTSGSWRVAKDFPNLPAWTVKSVGGTTVHWAGASLRFKDYEFKARTTYGEVAGANLLDWPITLADLAPYYARAEDKMGVTGTHLIPRLPGNNNYKILAAGAQKLGYKTVHTGNMAINSQPRDGRSGCMQIGFCFEGCKSGAKWSTLYTEIPKAEATGKLDLRPESQALRILHDAKGKASGVLYADKDGKQVEQKARAVCVAANSIESARLLLNSSSSTFPDGLANSSGQVGRNYMRHMTGSVYGIFPQKVHMYRGTTMAGIVEDEAKNDPARGFVGGYHMETISLGLPFMAAFLNPGAWGPEFAGLLDQYESMAGMWLVGEDMARETNRITPHPTEKDQFGLPIPNVHFDDHANDIAMRTHAFKQGSAVYQAVGATKVVETPPYPSTHNLGTNRMSEKPRDGVVNKWGQTHDVANLFISDGSQFTSGGASNPTLTIVTLAIRQAEHIADLLKKKEI; via the coding sequence ATGGCGAAATATGGACTGAAGGACGACAATGTCGTGGTTATTATCGGCTCGGGTGCCGGCGGCGGTACGCTTGCCAATGAACTGTGCCAAAAAGGGGTGAACGTCGTTCTCCTCGAAGCCGGCAAGCGCGTCGAAATCAACGATTTTGTGAATGACGAATGGGAGATGTTCAACAGGATCGCGTGGCTCGATAAGCGCACCACGTCGGGTTCGTGGCGCGTGGCCAAGGACTTTCCCAACCTACCGGCTTGGACCGTGAAATCGGTCGGCGGGACGACGGTGCACTGGGCGGGCGCTTCTTTGCGCTTCAAAGACTATGAGTTCAAAGCACGAACGACGTATGGCGAGGTGGCCGGTGCCAACTTGCTCGATTGGCCGATCACTTTAGCTGACTTGGCTCCGTACTACGCGCGGGCTGAGGATAAGATGGGCGTCACCGGCACCCATCTTATTCCTCGACTACCCGGCAATAACAACTATAAGATCCTGGCCGCTGGCGCGCAAAAGCTGGGCTACAAGACCGTGCATACTGGCAACATGGCGATTAACTCGCAACCGCGCGACGGTCGCAGCGGTTGCATGCAAATCGGCTTCTGTTTCGAGGGTTGTAAAAGCGGCGCTAAGTGGTCGACGCTGTATACCGAAATTCCCAAAGCCGAAGCCACAGGAAAGCTCGACTTGCGGCCCGAGAGCCAAGCTCTGCGCATCTTGCACGACGCGAAAGGGAAGGCGTCCGGCGTGTTGTATGCCGACAAGGATGGGAAGCAGGTCGAACAAAAGGCGCGCGCGGTGTGTGTGGCTGCGAACTCGATCGAAAGTGCACGTCTCCTACTCAATTCCTCTTCTAGTACGTTTCCCGACGGGCTCGCCAATTCCTCCGGTCAGGTGGGGCGGAACTATATGCGTCATATGACCGGTAGTGTCTACGGCATCTTTCCGCAAAAGGTTCACATGTACCGTGGCACCACCATGGCCGGTATCGTCGAAGACGAGGCCAAGAACGACCCGGCGCGCGGCTTTGTCGGCGGGTACCATATGGAGACGATCTCCTTAGGGCTGCCGTTTATGGCCGCTTTCTTGAATCCTGGTGCTTGGGGTCCAGAATTCGCCGGGCTGCTGGACCAGTACGAGAGCATGGCTGGGATGTGGCTCGTGGGCGAAGATATGGCGCGCGAGACCAATCGGATCACGCCTCATCCGACCGAGAAGGATCAGTTCGGGTTGCCCATTCCGAACGTGCACTTTGACGATCATGCCAATGACATCGCCATGCGTACCCATGCGTTCAAACAAGGGTCGGCAGTGTATCAGGCCGTGGGTGCCACGAAAGTCGTCGAGACGCCGCCTTATCCTTCGACGCACAATCTCGGGACGAATCGCATGAGCGAGAAGCCGCGCGATGGCGTGGTCAATAAATGGGGGCAGACCCACGATGTCGCGAATCTGTTCATCTCGGATGGCAGCCAGTTCACTAGCGGCGGAGCGTCGAACCCGACCTTGACGATCGTGACGCTTGCGATCCGACAAGCGGAACATATCGCCGATCTCCTAAAGAAAAAGGAGATCTAG
- a CDS encoding twin-arginine translocation signal domain-containing protein, which translates to MRKKGMNRRQFLQTSGVALASAAVVGSTGALWLPPARAWALSTATLNEHTAKTLVLMCRYLYPHKTIEDGQYGVAVAGFDKKAAADPAFAKLLQEGVASLDAAAPGKKWLEASDEVKLQVLKSLESSPFFQTVRGTLVGPAGPYNLPAVWKPFGYEGSSWQFGGYLARGFDDIGWLPKN; encoded by the coding sequence ATGAGAAAGAAGGGAATGAATCGTCGCCAGTTCCTCCAGACCAGCGGTGTCGCGCTTGCCAGCGCCGCCGTTGTCGGGAGCACTGGGGCGTTGTGGCTGCCTCCGGCCCGAGCCTGGGCACTCTCGACCGCCACACTGAACGAGCATACCGCGAAGACGTTGGTGCTGATGTGTCGTTACCTCTACCCGCATAAAACGATCGAAGATGGGCAGTACGGTGTCGCCGTCGCAGGGTTCGACAAGAAGGCCGCTGCCGACCCGGCTTTTGCGAAGTTGCTCCAAGAGGGGGTGGCTTCCCTGGACGCGGCAGCTCCAGGGAAAAAGTGGCTGGAGGCAAGCGATGAGGTCAAACTGCAAGTCCTGAAGAGCCTCGAATCTTCCCCATTTTTCCAAACCGTGCGCGGTACGCTGGTGGGTCCTGCTGGCCCCTACAACTTGCCGGCGGTGTGGAAACCATTCGGCTATGAAGGTTCTTCCTGGCAATTCGGCGGCTATCTGGCGCGCGGGTTCGACGACATCGGTTGGCTACCGAAGAACTAG
- a CDS encoding cytochrome c: protein MMQKIVLHIARVTVGFLLVNLTTLSAYGQEAKQLYEQTCAMCHGVSGKGDGPTSQVLQPKPANLATVLKDKDDAYLTKLLKGGGASVGKSPLMPSYQGTLSEAQIQSVIQYVKGFAAQP, encoded by the coding sequence ATGATGCAGAAGATCGTTCTTCATATAGCGCGAGTAACCGTCGGCTTTCTCCTAGTAAATCTGACTACGCTTTCCGCGTATGGGCAAGAAGCGAAGCAGCTCTACGAGCAAACCTGCGCCATGTGCCACGGCGTGAGCGGGAAAGGAGATGGACCGACGAGCCAAGTACTCCAACCCAAACCGGCAAATCTTGCCACTGTGCTGAAAGATAAAGACGACGCTTATCTGACCAAACTCCTGAAAGGTGGAGGAGCGAGCGTGGGCAAGTCCCCGCTCATGCCGTCCTATCAAGGCACGTTAAGCGAAGCTCAGATTCAGAGCGTAATTCAGTATGTGAAAGGATTCGCCGCGCAGCCATAG
- a CDS encoding methane monooxygenase — MTDIADAAERQKRLELKALLNKQYKWIDRKWDIVFWITAIFVVAGAADITKQLFAGDWDFWTDWKDPQWWPVITAFATIIIPSALQYIQWAAWRFPTGATYTSVCFFMAAWVGRYFNWHLAEAYPMNFIWPISTVCAGILMDWTLMKTKSFLITSFVGAHMWAVLVWAYNYVPLAPFLQPAMFMDHVMTVADVQGIVYIRSQTPEYLRLIERGALRSFLGETQYVSLAFGGTAAFAGYWIGQFIGRYLAVWPIRRYLKTL, encoded by the coding sequence GTGACCGATATCGCCGACGCCGCAGAACGGCAAAAACGGCTCGAACTCAAGGCCCTCCTCAACAAGCAGTACAAGTGGATTGATCGCAAGTGGGATATCGTTTTCTGGATCACTGCGATCTTCGTCGTGGCCGGAGCGGCGGATATCACCAAGCAGCTCTTCGCTGGAGACTGGGACTTCTGGACCGATTGGAAAGATCCACAGTGGTGGCCGGTGATCACCGCCTTTGCCACCATCATCATCCCTTCGGCTTTGCAATACATCCAGTGGGCGGCGTGGCGCTTTCCTACCGGTGCTACGTATACTTCGGTGTGCTTCTTTATGGCGGCTTGGGTGGGGCGCTACTTCAATTGGCATCTGGCGGAAGCCTATCCCATGAACTTCATCTGGCCAATCTCCACTGTCTGCGCTGGGATTCTCATGGATTGGACATTGATGAAGACGAAAAGCTTCCTTATTACGTCTTTCGTCGGTGCGCATATGTGGGCGGTCCTGGTGTGGGCATACAATTACGTGCCCCTGGCGCCGTTCCTCCAACCCGCGATGTTCATGGACCATGTGATGACCGTGGCCGATGTCCAAGGCATCGTGTATATCCGGTCGCAGACGCCGGAGTACTTGCGGCTTATCGAGCGTGGCGCGCTCCGCAGTTTCCTCGGTGAGACTCAGTACGTCTCTCTGGCCTTCGGCGGCACGGCGGCTTTCGCCGGTTATTGGATCGGTCAGTTCATCGGACGTTATCTGGCGGTGTGGCCGATTCGACGATACCTCAAGACTCTCTGA